In Desulfobulbus oralis, one DNA window encodes the following:
- a CDS encoding IS5 family transposase (programmed frameshift), with protein sequence MSQLFYLSAEQLERIKPFFPRSHGIPRVDDRKVISGIIYVIKHGLQWKDAPREYGPYKTLYNRFLRWSRMGVFNNIFTELAKTAGQDGQVMIDATHLKAHRTAASLLSKKGSFPLHRRRTKGGLNSKLHALCDGHGRPLAMTLTEGQVSDYKGAALLMDAIDALPEARALLADRGYDADWFRDALRARGITPCIPPRRSRKRPCPYDKDLYKQRHKIEIMFGRIKDWRRIAMRYDRCAHTFFSALCLAASVIFYLD encoded by the exons ATGAGCCAACTTTTCTACCTTTCTGCCGAACAACTCGAACGTATCAAGCCCTTCTTCCCACGTTCACATGGTATTCCGCGGGTCGATGACCGGAAAGTCATCAGCGGCATCATTTATGTCATCAAACATGGCCTGCAGTGGAAAGACGCGCCGCGCGAGTATGGCCCGTACAAGACGCTCTACAATCGTTTTTTGCGCTGGAGCCGGATGGGCGTCTTCAACAATATTTTTACCGAATTGGCAAAAACAGCGGGACAGGATGGCCAGGTAATGATCGATGCGACCCACCTCAAGGCTCATCGTACCGCCGCCAGTTTGCT CTCAAAAAAGGGCTCTTTCCCGCTGCATCGGCGCCGCACAAAGGGTGGGCTGAACTCCAAACTCCATGCCCTTTGCGACGGTCACGGCAGGCCCCTGGCCATGACGCTCACAGAAGGCCAGGTGAGCGACTACAAGGGAGCCGCCCTGCTTATGGACGCCATAGATGCTTTGCCTGAGGCCAGGGCGCTGCTGGCGGACCGTGGTTATGACGCCGACTGGTTCCGTGATGCCCTGCGTGCCAGAGGCATTACGCCCTGCATCCCGCCCAGACGGAGCCGGAAGAGACCCTGCCCGTACGATAAAGATCTGTATAAACAGCGGCATAAGATCGAGATCATGTTTGGCAGGATCAAAGACTGGCGGAGAATAGCCATGCGTTATGACCGCTGCGCGCATACCTTCTTTTCAGCTCTGTGCCTCGCGGCTTCCGTCATATTCTATCTCGATTAA